The Morococcus cerebrosus sequence ATGCGTATGCTGGGTTCGGTGGGCAGGCTTGATCAGAGCGTCTTGAAAACAGGCAGATTGGAAGATGAACATTGGGGTCGTCTGAATGAAGCAGTAGTTAAGCTTTCCGATGCGCCTATGTATATCGATGAAACACCGGGTTTGACCGCGCTTGAATTGCGCGCCCGCGCCCGTCGTCTTGCACGCCAGTTCAACGGAAAATTGGGCTTAATCGTGATTGACTACCTGCAATTAATGGCAGGCTCAGGCCGTTCGGACAACCGAGCCTCAGAACTCGGCGAAATTTCGCGTTCTCTCAAAGCCTTGGCGAAGGAGCTGCAAGTGCCCGTCATTGCCTTGTCGCAGTTGAGCCGTACCGTAGAGCAGCGTACCGACAAGCGCCCAATGATGTCCGACTTGCGGGAATCCGGTGCCATCGAGCAGGATGCCGACCTGATTATGTTTATGTACCGTGACGAATACTATAACCAAGAATCGCCCATGAAAGGACTCGCGGAATGTATTATCGGTAAACACCGTAACGGTCCTGTCGGGAAAGTATTCCTCACTTGGATTGGGCAATTTACCAAATTCGATAATGCAGCCTACATACCCGAATCCGCATTGATGGAAGATTGAGACAAATCAGCCTAAAAACCAAGCAAATTTCATATTTTATTAGGCAATCCATCCCAATATCGTTTAAAATGAGCCAAACCGCATAATTACCGGCGATAAAAACATTCTAAGCCGGATGATAAAACACATTACTTAACTCCAGACGTTTTTACCACTCATGTACGCACAACAAAAAGGTTTTACCTTAATCGAATTGTTGGTCGTGATCGCTATTACCGCCATCATGGCCACTATCGCCCTTCCCAATATGAGCGAATGGATTGCCTCACGCCGTGCTGCCAGTCAGGCAGAGCAGGTGGCAAACCTCTTGCGTTTCGCGCGAGCCGAAGCAGTCCGTCTCAATCTCCCTGTCTATGTCTGTCCCGTAAAAGTTAGAAAACACGGCCTGGCTGACGGCAAATGCGACAGCAGCCAAAAAAGCAGCGGCCTGCTCGCCTATGCCGATAAAAACCGGGACAAAGCCTATGAGAATGACACAAGCGATATCTCCCTGCGCTCCATAGTCCTCAACGGTACCGACCCTGCCAAAGTTTCCCATACATTCCAACACGTCGCATTTGGAAAAGATAATGCCGATGACGGTGAGGCCGTATTTTGGTCATTTATGCCCAACGGCACATTCGGCTATACCGCCTCTAAAACACTGGATAAATCAACAACTTTCAAATACGCCGACGGCTACATCAAAATCAGCATGACCGATTCCGCCGCAACGACCGAAGAAACCAAAAAATCCCGCGCCAGTATCGTCCTTATCGACAGCAGCGGTCGCGTCGAAATCTGCGCCAAATCAGATTCGCGCCCCCTCTGCCAATATTCAGAATCTCAAAGTCCCGAACCCAAAGAATAAAAATACCATCCTATGAAATACATAACATTACATAAAAAAGGTCGTCTGAAAACGAGCAAAGCGAGTTTCGCTAAAACCCGTTATTCAGATTTTTCCAAACCTAACCAAGCAGGTATGACTTTAATTGAAGTCTTGGTGGCCATGTTCGTTCTTGCAATCGGCGTACTCGCCCTACTCGCCATCCAACTGCGTACCGTTTCCAGCGTACGCGAAGCGGAAGGGCAAACCATCGTATCCCAACTCACTCAAAACTTAGTTGAAGGTATGCTGATTAATCCAAGGCTGGAAGAATGCACTCGTAACAATAGTCAGCGTGGATTTTGTAAAACATACATTGATGACTACATTACTGCCGGTTCTAGTGATAATCCTAAAAACGAAAAATTAGATCCCACAACCAGCATGAGCAAAAAAAGTTTAGCAAAAGCACAAATCGCACAATTCGATCAAGCCTTGCGTGCTGCTTTACCTGAATCCGAATTTCATTATGAAATCTGCCAAGACAGTTCTAATAAAGAACCTACTTATGATGGATCATTTAATTCTCATTGTGACAAAAAGGCAGATGCTGATACTGTTATTAAAGTGTTATGGCTTAAAGATGCAGAAAGCGACAAAGCAGCAAGCGGCATAAAAAGACACGAAGACTCTATTGTTTACACCTACCAAGTACGCGTAAGGGAAAGATAATGAATAATAAAAACCGCCCACACATTCCGGTAAAAGCAGGTATGCAAGGCTTCAGCCTGATTGAATTCCTTGTAGCAAGCGCATTGAGCATGATAGTCCTGCTAGCCGTCAGCTCGGGCTATTTTACCGCCCGCAGCCTGAACACCGCTGCAACCTCCCGCCTAAACGTCCAACAGGATTTGCGCAATGCATCTAACCAAATCGTGCGTGATGCCCGTATGGCTGGTAACTTCGGCTGTTTCAATATGTCGGCATATGATGCCCAAGCCGTTATCGCTGATTCTGGTTCCAAAGACTTTCTCAAGCTTAAAGGTAGTGGAAAAATGCTTCCTGCCGTCAGAGAAACAGACTCCTTAGGGGCAGCTGATTTTAAGCAGATCGGCAAGGCGCTGATTTTCCAATATGGCATAGATACCGCATCACCAACTGCGGCAACAGTAGTGGCCAGCAGCTGCACAAACATTACCAAACCAGGCAAGCAAATTACTGATAGTAAAGCAGCTTTAAAGACAGATGGTTCTCAAGCAGGCAATATCTCCATCATGAAACATGAGGTGAATGCCTATGCAGTCGGTACTGTGGGAGAGCAAAAGGGTCTTTATCGTTTCCAACTGACAGACAAAGGTGAGTGGAGTAATCCGCAGTTGCTGATTAAGGGAATTGAAAGTATGAGTATTCATTACTTTTATACCGAAGGCTGTCCTGAGACATTTGAGGAAAGTGAAGTAGCATCTGCGTCTGCACCTGCCCCAACTCCTGCCGGAAATGCTCAGAAGCAGGGTGAGGATAAGTCAAAAGATGAGACATTTAAATATACTTCGACACTGTCTAGCGATGAAGCCCCAGCCTCTATCGAACTCTTGTTGAACAGCGGCAGTATTAATGCTGGCGGAAGCAATTATGAAAACAAAGTTCAACTCTATCAAATCAACGCAACTGTACGCGGAGGAAACAAATGCGCAGACCGATTACTCTAAACCATCCTGCTAAAGCCTCTGCACAAAAGGGCTTTGCATTGTTCATCGTCCTGATGATCATGATCGTCATCGCCTTGCTCGTCGTTACCGCGACCCAGTCCTACAATACCGAGCAGCGAATCAGTACTAACGATGCCGACCACAAGTTTGCTACCACGCTTGCGGAAGCAGCATTGCGTGAAGGTGAGAATAATATTTACGAAATTGAGGATGGGGACTACCCGTTTACTGATGATTGTATTTCGATCTCGAAAACTAAAAAAGACAAAAAAAACGGTTTATGCAAAGCGGCACAAGTTAATGCAGGTTCATATTCCACTTCCGCAGGCACGATTACTGTCAGTGGTACTTCAAAAGATGAAGCATGGATTCGAGAAGATGGTTGTATTGACACGCACAATAAGGCAAAAACAAAATGTATCGATGTAAACGGTATGCAATACCCTGGTAAAAATAGTGGGGCTGCAAAAGATGCGCGTTATATCATCGAATACCTAAGCACCAATTCTACCGACAACCGTACCATTTACCGCGTTACCGCCAAAGCATGGGGAAAAAACGAAAATACGGTGGTTATACTACAATCTTATGTGGCCAACGAATAAAATAAATAGATAAAATCATGAATACGTCTATCACTAAATCTCAAGGGTTTACGCTGGTTGAGATGCTGATTGTTGTTGCCATTATTGGCATCCTCAGTACCATCGCTTACCCTTCCTATATCCGATACATCGAACGTGGCTACCAATCCCAAGCACATACGGAACTGCTTGCTATTAACAATGCCTTAAAAACCGAATTAGTCAAAAATCCTACCCTTAAAATAAAAGATGAAATTGAGGGAGATACGGGATTGGTTAAGACCTACAAAGCTGCGCCCGAGGTCGCTGCCAAATACGACTTCAGCGGTGAAAT is a genomic window containing:
- a CDS encoding GspH/FimT family pseudopilin; translated protein: MYAQQKGFTLIELLVVIAITAIMATIALPNMSEWIASRRAASQAEQVANLLRFARAEAVRLNLPVYVCPVKVRKHGLADGKCDSSQKSSGLLAYADKNRDKAYENDTSDISLRSIVLNGTDPAKVSHTFQHVAFGKDNADDGEAVFWSFMPNGTFGYTASKTLDKSTTFKYADGYIKISMTDSAATTEETKKSRASIVLIDSSGRVEICAKSDSRPLCQYSESQSPEPKE
- the pilV gene encoding type IV pilus modification protein PilV, with translation MKYITLHKKGRLKTSKASFAKTRYSDFSKPNQAGMTLIEVLVAMFVLAIGVLALLAIQLRTVSSVREAEGQTIVSQLTQNLVEGMLINPRLEECTRNNSQRGFCKTYIDDYITAGSSDNPKNEKLDPTTSMSKKSLAKAQIAQFDQALRAALPESEFHYEICQDSSNKEPTYDGSFNSHCDKKADADTVIKVLWLKDAESDKAASGIKRHEDSIVYTYQVRVRER
- a CDS encoding PilW family protein gives rise to the protein MNNKNRPHIPVKAGMQGFSLIEFLVASALSMIVLLAVSSGYFTARSLNTAATSRLNVQQDLRNASNQIVRDARMAGNFGCFNMSAYDAQAVIADSGSKDFLKLKGSGKMLPAVRETDSLGAADFKQIGKALIFQYGIDTASPTAATVVASSCTNITKPGKQITDSKAALKTDGSQAGNISIMKHEVNAYAVGTVGEQKGLYRFQLTDKGEWSNPQLLIKGIESMSIHYFYTEGCPETFEESEVASASAPAPTPAGNAQKQGEDKSKDETFKYTSTLSSDEAPASIELLLNSGSINAGGSNYENKVQLYQINATVRGGNKCADRLL
- a CDS encoding pilus assembly PilX family protein, translated to MRRPITLNHPAKASAQKGFALFIVLMIMIVIALLVVTATQSYNTEQRISTNDADHKFATTLAEAALREGENNIYEIEDGDYPFTDDCISISKTKKDKKNGLCKAAQVNAGSYSTSAGTITVSGTSKDEAWIREDGCIDTHNKAKTKCIDVNGMQYPGKNSGAAKDARYIIEYLSTNSTDNRTIYRVTAKAWGKNENTVVILQSYVANE
- a CDS encoding PilX family type IV pilin; the protein is MNTSITKSQGFTLVEMLIVVAIIGILSTIAYPSYIRYIERGYQSQAHTELLAINNALKTELVKNPTLKIKDEIEGDTGLVKTYKAAPEVAAKYDFSGEMKNKDAKNSRAYYLFATPKTGTDYKLSVWMDSLGNAYKCTDAESAKAKLTSKNGNTGCEQVGYKK